A window from Dehalobacter sp. DCA encodes these proteins:
- a CDS encoding GntR family transcriptional regulator, with translation MFQLDYLDHRPLYEQIKEKLKALIISGVLKPNERVPSVREMAQSLTINPNTIQKAYKDLELEGYIYAIRAKGSFVTPFADKVNQARRGDLMLEIDKLISELAYMNIPKEQLISRIEEIYSKKEGKKID, from the coding sequence ATGTTTCAATTGGATTATTTGGATCATAGGCCTTTATATGAACAGATTAAGGAGAAATTAAAAGCACTTATCATCAGCGGCGTCTTAAAACCCAATGAAAGGGTCCCGTCTGTTCGTGAAATGGCCCAGTCTCTCACCATAAACCCCAATACCATTCAGAAAGCTTACAAAGATCTGGAGCTGGAAGGATATATATACGCCATCCGTGCCAAAGGAAGCTTTGTTACACCCTTTGCTGACAAAGTCAATCAAGCAAGAAGGGGTGACTTGATGCTGGAGATAGACAAACTTATCTCAGAGCTTGCCTATATGAATATACCTAAAGAACAGCTTATTTCCAGGATCGAAGAAATATATTCAAAGAAGGAGGGCAAGAAAATTGATTGA
- a CDS encoding ABC transporter permease, translated as MNETAWSKEKEKSRFGREINAVLTIAARDITIALRSPGSLIMSLMMPLIMMGMLGGSLAQNMAGGLSFDYNQFMLVGMLVNMLFMVTTMGMTSLVEDHTTDFTQEMLVSPVSRYAIVIGKIFGSSFGAIVSMAGTLIVGLIMGITLSPGQLLLILALSPLMCLSGGALAMIIIGLVKSSRTANIAVMLITMPQMFLSGAIIPINHSSGVLYALSHAMPMTYCLDLVRAVVYAGTPEYGSVVLFNPVVNFIAIAVLTVVCLIIGTFFFACSEKNR; from the coding sequence ATGAATGAAACTGCCTGGTCAAAAGAAAAAGAGAAATCACGATTCGGACGTGAAATCAACGCTGTGCTTACGATTGCCGCACGCGACATTACCATCGCGCTCCGGTCTCCCGGCTCCCTCATCATGAGCCTGATGATGCCGCTGATAATGATGGGGATGCTGGGCGGCAGCCTCGCCCAGAACATGGCGGGCGGACTTAGTTTTGATTACAATCAGTTTATGCTGGTCGGGATGCTGGTCAATATGCTCTTTATGGTCACGACTATGGGGATGACGTCGCTGGTCGAGGACCATACCACGGACTTTACTCAAGAAATGCTGGTCTCTCCCGTTTCCCGGTATGCGATCGTGATCGGTAAGATTTTCGGCTCTTCCTTTGGAGCAATCGTCAGTATGGCCGGCACCTTGATTGTCGGGCTGATCATGGGAATTACCCTAAGTCCCGGGCAGCTGCTGCTGATTCTGGCGCTGTCGCCGCTGATGTGCCTTTCGGGGGGCGCGCTGGCCATGATCATTATCGGGCTTGTCAAAAGCAGTAGGACGGCGAATATTGCCGTGATGCTTATCACCATGCCGCAGATGTTCCTTTCCGGCGCGATTATCCCGATCAACCACTCCAGTGGTGTCCTCTATGCCTTAAGCCATGCCATGCCGATGACCTACTGCCTTGACCTGGTACGGGCGGTGGTTTACGCAGGGACGCCGGAATACGGCAGCGTTGTCTTGTTTAATCCGGTGGTGAACTTTATCGCTATTGCAGTGTTGACGGTGGTTTGCCTGATCATCGGCACATTTTTCTTCGCATGCTCGGAGAAAAACAGGTAA
- a CDS encoding ABC transporter ATP-binding protein, with amino-acid sequence MIEVKNLTKNFGKNKVLNELNINVRKASVYGLLGPNGAGKTTLIKHLTGLYRQDQGTVAIDHQPVYENPEVKARMVYIPDDLYFFSQYSIDETAKFYAKIYPQWNWNRYEQLKQVFPIDSKRRVVKLSKGMQKQVAFWLGICAMPSVMVLDEPVDGLDPVMRKKVWSLVLQDVAEREVTVLVSSHNLRELEDVCDHVGILHNGKIVVERELDDMKSDIHKFQIAFSDSIPEGFLVDTHILHKTQTGSILLLIARGDKDELMQKVKSANPVILDVLPLTLEEIFIYELGGMGYDIQNILI; translated from the coding sequence TTGATTGAGGTTAAAAATCTGACGAAGAATTTTGGCAAAAATAAAGTTTTGAATGAATTAAATATTAATGTCAGGAAAGCATCGGTATATGGCCTGCTTGGGCCGAATGGTGCCGGAAAAACTACGCTGATTAAGCATTTAACCGGATTATACCGCCAGGATCAAGGCACAGTGGCGATTGACCATCAGCCGGTCTATGAAAATCCTGAGGTTAAGGCCCGAATGGTCTACATACCTGACGATTTGTATTTCTTTTCTCAATACAGCATCGATGAAACAGCAAAGTTTTACGCAAAAATATATCCCCAATGGAATTGGAACAGGTACGAGCAATTAAAGCAGGTATTTCCTATCGACAGCAAGAGAAGGGTTGTCAAACTCTCGAAAGGGATGCAGAAACAGGTGGCCTTCTGGCTGGGGATTTGCGCAATGCCCAGCGTGATGGTCCTTGATGAACCCGTCGACGGTCTTGACCCTGTCATGCGAAAAAAGGTATGGAGTCTTGTACTTCAGGATGTCGCCGAAAGAGAGGTAACCGTATTGGTGTCATCCCACAATCTGAGAGAGCTGGAAGATGTTTGTGATCACGTCGGGATTCTTCACAATGGAAAAATCGTTGTGGAGAGAGAACTGGATGACATGAAATCGGATATCCACAAATTTCAGATCGCATTCTCTGATAGCATTCCGGAGGGATTCCTCGTAGATACACATATTTTGCACAAGACCCAGACAGGAAGCATACTGCTGCTCATCGCCAGAGGAGATAAGGACGAATTAATGCAAAAAGTAAAATCAGCCAATCCGGTTATTTTGGATGTACTTCCCCTGACGCTGGAAGAAATTTTTATTTATGAATTGGGAGGAATGGGCTATGACATTCAAAATATCCTTATTTAA
- a CDS encoding ATP-binding cassette domain-containing protein has product MAMIYVEELVKQYDKAKTPAVKGVSFAVNEGEFFAFLGPNGAGKTTTISILTTTLSKTSGIVTIAGYDVEKEAKQVREKVGIIFQQPSLDLQLSAEENIRFHACLYGMFSYRPTFRLMPSAYKDRVMELAEIVGIQDALFKPVKKMSGGMQRKLEIIRSLMHTPSVLFLDEPTQGLDAVSRRSLWEYINTVRKEHGTTVFLTTHYIDEAENVDKVCIVNQGRVASCCSPEEMKKSLVRQELILDADDREGLTGELSELGLFHKKDAHIIVPYQDKTAQEIIARLNTKLTLLKINEPTLEDAYVEYLNRTGGAAA; this is encoded by the coding sequence ATGGCTATGATTTATGTAGAAGAACTGGTCAAGCAGTATGATAAAGCGAAAACGCCAGCAGTGAAGGGCGTGAGCTTCGCGGTGAACGAGGGGGAATTTTTCGCCTTTCTTGGCCCGAACGGCGCCGGGAAGACAACCACCATCTCCATTCTGACCACCACGCTTTCCAAGACTTCCGGCATCGTCACGATCGCGGGCTATGACGTGGAGAAGGAGGCGAAGCAGGTGCGCGAGAAGGTCGGAATCATTTTTCAGCAGCCCAGCCTTGACTTGCAGCTCTCGGCGGAAGAAAATATCCGTTTTCACGCCTGTCTGTATGGGATGTTCAGCTACCGGCCGACTTTTCGCCTCATGCCCTCCGCATATAAAGACCGCGTCATGGAACTGGCTGAGATCGTCGGTATTCAGGATGCTTTGTTTAAGCCGGTCAAAAAGATGTCGGGCGGTATGCAGCGCAAGCTGGAAATTATCCGCAGCCTGATGCACACGCCGTCGGTGCTGTTTCTGGACGAACCGACGCAGGGACTGGACGCCGTAAGCCGCAGAAGCTTGTGGGAATACATCAACACTGTCCGCAAGGAACACGGCACCACAGTGTTCTTGACCACGCACTACATCGACGAGGCCGAGAACGTGGACAAAGTATGCATTGTTAATCAGGGACGGGTTGCTAGCTGCTGTTCGCCGGAAGAAATGAAAAAAAGCCTGGTCCGCCAGGAACTGATCCTGGACGCCGACGATCGGGAGGGCCTGACTGGAGAACTTTCGGAACTGGGTTTGTTCCATAAAAAGGACGCGCATATCATCGTCCCTTATCAGGACAAAACGGCGCAGGAAATTATCGCCCGGCTGAATACCAAGCTGACGCTGCTGAAAATCAATGAGCCGACGCTGGAAGACGCTTATGTGGAATATCTGAACAGGACGGGAGGTGCAGCAGCATGA
- a CDS encoding DUF6449 domain-containing protein: MTFKISLFKKALILSDFKRYWWLSALYALALFIDMPFRNLMDTLKLEIFDAQWLQDTVDRALGLSESGLQNILICTVPVLLAVFIFRYLQADKSSVMMHSLPYNRSSQYASHCFSGLVLLLLPAVLNCFILILLKYVTVLGSFYTLPKILMWLGLHVLFSVLFYSVTVFVGMLTGSSIAQIVFTYIFQVLPVGIYTLITYSLGQLLYGFANTYSLAFENTYPIFLLLNGMPQGTVYTVHTVGYFITYLIAAVIFFGLGWLAYKYRKLETAGDIIAFPALYPVFKYGVTFCLMLIGGSYFCSLAGQSFPLLIIGYFFGSVLGYFVAEILIHKSFKVLHFYKGYLYYSAVILILFGAISLDVGGFVNRVPNPEEVDKVYLGYDMGLWVYYEKEKNPEYLEYWYGKRYLENNNPLFFESKDNIARMTELHRYLIKERNKAEGQPRYLIYTLKNGGYLIRQYEVNEADQKDAALLKPIYESGEYKSLIFPAISLKPEDIKLITLSDGRSGKKPVILTDSTDLKEFTEILKDEISKMSYQEMASKKQEHINISVVNNEDKTTNIMLQSSFTSLKKWLEEKGYYDQFALLLENIESVELENYEERMIANNARNSDEAVIPKKVEIKDPEVIEELLNIDPSPGYNSSNVVIVRFNIRNGTSNSSWENHVNMDTDVSEELKGYLRELENN, encoded by the coding sequence ATGACATTCAAAATATCCTTATTTAAAAAAGCGTTGATCTTAAGTGATTTTAAACGTTACTGGTGGCTAAGCGCCCTGTATGCACTGGCTCTTTTTATTGATATGCCTTTCAGGAACCTGATGGATACCCTGAAATTAGAAATTTTTGATGCACAATGGCTCCAAGATACTGTAGATAGGGCGTTAGGCCTTTCAGAGAGCGGGCTTCAGAATATTCTAATCTGTACGGTGCCGGTTTTATTGGCAGTGTTCATATTCAGATACTTGCAGGCAGACAAGTCATCCGTGATGATGCACAGTTTGCCATATAACAGGAGTTCTCAATATGCCAGCCATTGTTTTTCAGGCCTCGTTCTTTTACTGCTGCCTGCAGTGCTGAATTGTTTCATTCTCATACTGTTAAAATACGTTACGGTACTCGGAAGCTTTTATACGCTGCCTAAGATATTAATGTGGCTGGGATTACACGTGTTGTTCAGTGTCTTGTTTTACAGTGTAACTGTATTTGTTGGCATGCTCACCGGATCTTCCATCGCCCAAATCGTGTTTACTTATATCTTTCAGGTACTGCCGGTGGGAATTTATACGTTGATTACCTACAGCTTAGGGCAATTATTGTACGGATTCGCCAATACCTACTCGCTGGCTTTCGAGAATACTTATCCGATATTTTTGCTCTTGAATGGGATGCCGCAGGGAACAGTGTATACGGTGCATACTGTCGGATACTTTATTACATACCTCATAGCGGCAGTCATATTTTTTGGATTGGGATGGTTGGCTTACAAATACAGAAAACTCGAAACGGCCGGAGATATTATTGCCTTTCCCGCGTTATACCCGGTATTCAAATATGGGGTAACCTTCTGTTTGATGCTTATTGGAGGATCCTATTTCTGCAGTCTTGCCGGACAGTCTTTTCCCTTGCTGATTATTGGCTATTTTTTCGGTTCGGTCCTGGGGTACTTTGTTGCCGAAATTTTGATTCATAAATCTTTCAAGGTTTTGCATTTCTATAAGGGTTATCTGTACTATTCGGCTGTGATTCTGATACTTTTTGGAGCTATCTCTCTGGACGTTGGTGGTTTTGTTAACCGTGTACCAAACCCTGAAGAAGTAGACAAGGTTTATTTGGGGTATGACATGGGACTGTGGGTTTATTATGAAAAAGAAAAAAATCCGGAATACCTGGAATATTGGTACGGAAAACGTTACCTCGAAAATAACAATCCTTTGTTCTTTGAAAGCAAGGATAATATTGCAAGAATGACTGAGCTTCACAGATATTTGATAAAAGAAAGGAATAAGGCTGAAGGCCAACCCCGTTATCTTATTTATACGCTGAAAAATGGGGGCTATCTCATCAGGCAATACGAAGTTAATGAAGCCGATCAGAAGGATGCTGCTTTGTTAAAACCGATTTATGAATCCGGTGAGTATAAAAGCTTGATATTCCCGGCAATAAGCCTAAAGCCGGAGGATATAAAACTCATCACACTCAGCGATGGTCGCAGCGGCAAAAAGCCTGTAATTCTCACAGACAGCACGGATCTTAAGGAATTTACAGAAATTCTGAAAGATGAAATAAGTAAAATGTCCTATCAAGAAATGGCGTCAAAAAAGCAGGAACATATCAACATATCAGTCGTTAACAATGAAGATAAAACGACAAACATCATGCTTCAAAGCAGTTTTACTTCGCTCAAAAAGTGGCTTGAAGAAAAGGGATATTACGACCAATTTGCCCTGCTATTGGAGAACATCGAATCTGTTGAGCTGGAAAACTACGAAGAAAGGATGATAGCAAATAATGCAAGAAATTCAGACGAAGCAGTAATTCCCAAGAAGGTAGAAATTAAAGATCCTGAAGTGATTGAGGAATTATTAAATATTGATCCAAGTCCGGGTTACAATAGCAGCAATGTTGTCATTGTGCGCTTCAACATTCGAAATGGTACCAGTAATAGTTCATGGGAAAATCATGTCAATATGGATACGGATGTTTCGGAAGAATTAAAGGGATATCTCAGGGAGCTGGAAAATAATTAA